Proteins from a single region of Stappia sp. ES.058:
- a CDS encoding alpha/beta hydrolase, whose amino-acid sequence MPEVIFNGPAGRIEGRFQPAKSRTAPIALILHLHPQFGGTMNNQIVYQLYYMFAKRGFAVLRFNFRGVGRSQGTFDHGQGELSDAAAALDWVQSVHPDARACWIAGFSFGAWIGMQLLMRRPEVEGFISAAPPANLHDFSFLAPCPSSGLIIHGDADKVVPPKDVQNLVDKLKTQKGIVIDQKIIPGANHFFENHMDELMGECGNYLDRRLGIDTEVA is encoded by the coding sequence ATGCCTGAGGTGATTTTCAACGGGCCGGCCGGCCGCATCGAAGGCCGGTTCCAGCCGGCGAAATCGCGCACGGCGCCGATCGCTCTGATTCTTCATCTCCACCCGCAGTTTGGCGGGACGATGAACAACCAGATCGTCTATCAGCTCTATTACATGTTCGCGAAACGCGGATTTGCCGTTCTGCGGTTCAACTTCCGCGGCGTCGGGCGCAGTCAGGGAACCTTCGATCACGGCCAAGGCGAACTGTCGGACGCGGCAGCGGCGCTCGACTGGGTGCAGAGCGTTCATCCCGATGCGCGCGCCTGCTGGATTGCCGGCTTCTCCTTCGGCGCCTGGATCGGCATGCAATTGCTGATGCGCCGCCCCGAGGTGGAGGGCTTCATCTCCGCGGCCCCGCCGGCGAACCTTCACGACTTCTCGTTCCTGGCGCCCTGCCCGTCCTCCGGCCTCATCATCCATGGCGATGCCGACAAGGTCGTGCCGCCGAAGGATGTCCAGAACCTGGTCGACAAGCTGAAGACGCAAAAGGGGATCGTCATTGACCAGAAGATCATTCCCGGCGCGAACCACTTCTTCGAGAACCACATGGACGAACTGATGGGCGAATGCGGAAACTATCTCGACCGTCGTCTGGGGATCGACACAGAAGTCGCCTGA
- a CDS encoding response regulator gives MTRHYAYGLDITDLDVVVVDDSKPMQTILRSTLLGFRVRRVRTFDSAEEALEVMRIDPPNMVITDWRMKPTSGVGLLRSIRQRKMAPLCFLPVVFVTAHGTRTLIDRILRDGAQNVIIKPLSPSALFERLNWTLRDSRPLVLGENGRYVVDGVAESLDEKARKWQQIGGGRSIVAVSPARAAVSHQRSPAPLEDLRLPKEAIISDTAARTAERGADNTEHAKGEKTGFAKIARVRRANSVA, from the coding sequence ATGACGCGGCACTACGCCTATGGTCTTGATATCACCGACCTCGACGTCGTGGTGGTGGACGATTCCAAACCCATGCAGACAATCCTGCGCTCCACGCTTCTCGGTTTCCGCGTGCGCCGGGTGCGCACGTTCGACAGCGCGGAAGAGGCTTTGGAGGTGATGCGCATCGATCCGCCGAATATGGTGATCACCGATTGGCGGATGAAGCCGACAAGCGGGGTCGGACTTTTGCGCAGTATCCGGCAGCGCAAGATGGCGCCCTTGTGTTTCCTTCCGGTGGTGTTTGTCACTGCCCATGGAACGCGCACGCTGATCGACCGAATCTTGCGCGACGGCGCTCAGAATGTGATCATCAAGCCGCTGTCGCCATCGGCATTGTTTGAAAGGTTGAACTGGACGCTTCGTGACAGCCGGCCACTGGTGCTGGGCGAGAATGGCCGATATGTCGTCGACGGGGTGGCCGAAAGCCTTGACGAGAAGGCGCGCAAATGGCAGCAGATCGGCGGCGGACGCAGCATTGTCGCCGTGTCTCCGGCGCGCGCCGCGGTCAGCCATCAACGCTCGCCCGCGCCGCTTGAAGATCTTCGATTGCCAAAAGAAGCCATCATCTCCGATACCGCGGCCAGGACGGCAGAACGTGGTGCCGACAACACGGAACATGCAAAAGGCGAAAAGACCGGTTTTGCCAAGATCGCTCGCGTTCGCCGGGCCAACAGTGTGGCGTGA
- a CDS encoding NADH:ubiquinone oxidoreductase subunit NDUFA12, with protein sequence MKSLLVQFFTWWNGATWGTRFFTWRKGEFVGNDEFGNSYYRERGGKKRWVIYKDLAEASQIPSGWHGWMHHRVDTPPSEVAYTPRSWQQSHRPNATGTPGAYRPKGSILTPEHRPKVSGDYEAWSPDS encoded by the coding sequence ATGAAAAGCCTGCTGGTTCAGTTTTTCACCTGGTGGAACGGTGCGACGTGGGGCACACGTTTCTTCACCTGGCGCAAGGGCGAGTTCGTTGGCAATGACGAATTCGGCAACAGTTACTATCGCGAGCGCGGCGGAAAGAAGCGCTGGGTGATCTACAAGGATCTGGCCGAAGCCTCGCAAATTCCTTCGGGATGGCACGGCTGGATGCATCACCGGGTCGATACGCCGCCGAGTGAAGTCGCGTACACGCCACGCAGCTGGCAGCAGTCGCACCGCCCCAATGCGACAGGCACTCCCGGAGCCTACCGGCCAAAGGGGTCGATCCTGACGCCGGAACACCGTCCGAAGGTCTCGGGTGACTATGAGGCGTGGTCGCCGGACAGCTGA